A genomic segment from Solenopsis invicta isolate M01_SB chromosome 5, UNIL_Sinv_3.0, whole genome shotgun sequence encodes:
- the LOC120357740 gene encoding uncharacterized protein LOC120357740, with protein sequence MGTRLRNLKKNVKGLGGKGKLTAKLIDELTIYYGLAIRRNPNSVKNMKNDIWATLFHKMSTDENPQHEKCSESWCDWKKAQAANSLATYHHKPPLPKEIFEAIKPIYEELSRDDLLNRCLGGYTQNSNESFNAAVWNLAPKSYSSGKKVLCAATDIAVCTFNDGLTNILRIMQVLEMDIGYQAYNFCLEANATRIEHSERALTDAAKKARTSTKSSRKENEEQYLSKEGMLYGPGIAD encoded by the coding sequence ATGGGCACTCGtttgcgaaatttaaaaaaaaatgtaaaaggccTCGGAGGAAAAGGTAAATTAACTGCTAAATTAATTGACGAGCTTACAATATATTATGGTTTAGCGATACGGCGGAATCCAAACTccgtgaaaaatatgaaaaatgatatttgggcaaccttatttcataaaatgtcaACCGATGAAAATCCGCAACACGAGAAGTGCTCGGAGTCTTGGTGCGACTGGAAAAAGGCACAAGCAGCAAATTCCTTGGCTACTTACCATCATAAGCCGCCACTACCGAAGGAAATTTTTGAAGCTATCAAACCTATTTACGAGGAGCTGAGCCGTGATGATTTGCTAAATCGTTGCTTGGGAGGCTACACTCAAAATAGCAACGAAAGTTTCAATGCTGCTGTATGGAACTTGGCGCCAAAATCTTACTCAAGCGGCAAAAAAGTATTATGTGCAGCAACTGATATTGCTGTGTGCACCTTCAATGACGGTTTGACTAACATTTTACGAATTATGCAAGTTTTGGAGATGGATATCGGCTACCAAGCATACAATTTTTGCCTTGAAGCCAATGCGACAAGGATCGAGCACTCCGAGCGGGCTTTGACAGATGCAGCAAAGAAGGCACGCACCAGCACAAAATCGTCGCGGAAAGAAAATGAGGAACAATACTTGAGCAAAGAAGGGATGCTTTACGGTCCTGGGATAGCAGACTAa
- the LOC120357738 gene encoding uncharacterized protein LOC120357738 isoform X1 has protein sequence MRRTRKIADHAIVFYLRCLKSGNKMPLGYGFCESTTKTHQLIRCVKQWLVNISASGLIPVAVVCDQGGTNMAAINSLISDSNKIRIMKNLPTSNSFMIKNHKVIPVYDYVHLIKGTRNNLLTKDLDTDTRISCALNKKYASWDDIQKAYDIDKNSLMRYRQMEKITEKHIIPKLIPKMRVKYATQVFSRTVSNFMDVILNVNGGVVPTQQGDMIMSKSASTTCEFVRFMNDLFDSFNGKHQQGLSSIITATSGHCAFWQEACKKIKNMRYVEKLTKKIPSKTAPNLKNWIWTMKGTQEIWKTLRAAKFESLNLKFLNQDPAENFFSQIRSNGFANRNPSCEQFEGGFKTLLICNLSSKHSIGANCKDTTEGSTLALTHLMNLSQTMKEMNDSENTQYEEVECNESAIPRSDINEKLLNEKKIIDIIRRKELVAQCEKCAKNHTNAQTLIEIEKAIEILEQQFPEICHKIKILEKTRKILENQCFLTCSVQCTHLKETLILITAEEFLKAWCKFMNNILCRKINVHSDNFMYKIAARMSNKYGKKMKPESRI, from the exons ATGAGAAGAACAAGAAAAATTGCTGACCATGCTATAGTTTTCTATCTTCGGTGTCTTAAATCTGGAAACAAGATGCCTTTGGGATACGGTTTTTGTGAGAGCACTACAAAAACGCATCAACTCATTCGATGCGTGAAACAATGGCTAGTGAACATTTCTGCATCGGGATTAATACCTGTGGCTGTTGTATGCGATCAGGGTGGTACCAATATGGCTGCAATTAACAGTTTAATTTCTGATTCCAATAAAATTCGCATTATGAAGAATTTACCTACAA GTAATagttttatgataaaaaacCATAAAGTAATACCTGTGTATGATTACGTACACTTGATAAAGGGTACCAGAAATAATCTTCTCACAAAGGATTTAGATACTGACACAAGAATATCGTGtgctttaaacaaaaaatacgcATCTTGGGATGATATTCAAAAAGCGTACGACATTGATAAAAATTCTCTTATGAGATACCGACAAATGGAGAAAATAACTGAGAAGCACATTATTCCCAAGCTAATCCCCAAAATGAGGGTTAAATACGCAACTCAAGTATTTAGTCGCACAGTGTCAAATTTTATGgatgttatattaaatgtaaatggaG GAGTTGTCCCAACACAACAAGGAGACATGATTATGTCCAAAAGTGCATCCACAACTTGCGAATTTGTCAGATTTATGAATGATTTATTTGATTCATTCAATGGCAAACATCAGCAAGGATTAAGTAGTATAATAACGGCTACTAGTGGACACTGTGCATTTTGGCAAGAAGcctgtaaaaaaatcaaaaatatgcgTTACGTTGAAAAACTGACTAAAAAAATTCCTAGTAAGACTGCACCTAATTTAAAAAACTGGATTTGGACTATGAAAGGCACACAAGAAATATGGAAAACACTTCGTGCTGCTAAATTTGAATCgctcaatttaaaatttttgaaccaAGACCCGGCTGAAAATTTTTTCAGCCAGATAAGAAGCAACGGATTTGCTAACAGAAATCCAAGTTGCGAACAATTTGAAGGTGGATTTAAAACATtacttatttgtaatttatcttcCAAACATTCCATCGGAGCTAACTGTAAAGATACTACAGAAGGCTCGACATTGGCTTTGACTCATTTGATGAATCTGTCTCAGACAATGAAAGAAATGAACGATTCTGAAAACACACAATATGAAGAAGTAGAATGTAATGAGTCAGCAATAC CAAGAAGTGATATAAATGAGAAATtacttaacgaaaaaaaaatcattgacaTTATTAGACGCAAAGAACTTGTTGCGCAATGTGAGAAATGTGCCAAGAATCATACAAACGCACAAActttaattgaaattgaaaaggCTATCGAAATTTTAGAGCAGCAATTTCCTGAGATAtgccataaaattaaaatactagaaaaaacaagaaaaattctagaaaatcaATGTTTTCTTACGTGTTCCGTACAATGTACACActtaaaagaaacattaatattGATAACCGCAGAAGAATTTCTCAAAGCTTGGTgcaaatttatgaataatattctGTGCCGAAAAATCAATGTCCACTCTGATaatttcatgtataaaataGCTGCGAGAATGTCAAACAAATATGGAAAGAAAATGAAACCCGAATCTAGAATATAG
- the LOC120357738 gene encoding uncharacterized protein LOC120357738 isoform X3, which translates to MRRTRKIADHAIVFYLRCLKSGNKMPLGYGFCESTTKTHQLIRCVKQWLVNISASGLIPVAVVCDQGGTNMAAINSLISDSNKIRIMKNLPTSNSFMIKNHKVIPVYDYVHLIKGTRNNLLTKDLDTDTRISCALNKKYASWDDIQKAYDIDKNSLMRYRQMEKITEKHIIPKLIPKMRVKYATQVFSRTVSNFMDVILNVNGGVVPTQQGDMIMSKSASTTCEFVRFMNDLFDSFNGKHQQGLSSIITATSGHCAFWQEACKKIKNMRYVEKLTKKIPSKTAPNLKNWIWTMKGTQEIWKTLRAAKFESLNLKFLNQDPAENFFSQIRSNGFANRNPSCEQFEGGFKTLLICNLSSKHSIGANCKDTTEGSTLALTHLMNLSQTMKEMNDSENTQYEEVECNESAIPRSDINEKLLNEKKIIDIIRRKELVAQCEKCAKNHTNAQTLIEIEKAIEILEQQFPEICHKIKILEKTRKILENQCFLTCSVQCTHLKETLILITAEEFLKAWCKFMNNILCRKINVHSDNFMYKIAARMSNKYGKKMKPESRI; encoded by the exons ATGAGAAGAACAAGAAAAATTGCTGACCATGCTATAGTTTTCTATCTTCGGTGTCTTAAATCTGGAAACAAGATGCCTTTGGGATACGGTTTTTGTGAGAGCACTACAAAAACGCATCAACTCATTCGATGCGTGAAACAATGGCTAGTGAACATTTCTGCATCGGGATTAATACCTGTGGCTGTTGTATGCGATCAGGGTGGTACCAATATGGCTGCAATTAACAGTTTAATTTCTGATTCCAATAAAATTCGCATTATGAAGAATTTACCTACAA GTAATagttttatgataaaaaacCATAAAGTAATACCTGTGTATGATTACGTACACTTGATAAAGGGTACCAGAAATAATCTTCTCACAAAGGATTTAGATACTGACACAAGAATATCGTGtgctttaaacaaaaaatacgcATCTTGGGATGATATTCAAAAAGCGTACGACATTGATAAAAATTCTCTTATGAGATACCGACAAATGGAGAAAATAACTGAGAAGCACATTATTCCCAAGCTAATCCCCAAAATGAGGGTTAAATACGCAACTCAAGTATTTAGTCGCACAGTGTCAAATTTTATGgatgttatattaaatgtaaatggaG GAGTTGTCCCAACACAACAAGGAGACATGATTATGTCCAAAAGTGCATCCACAACTTGCGAATTTGTCAGATTTATGAATGATTTATTTGATTCATTCAATGGCAAACATCAGCAAGGATTAAGTAGTATAATAACGGCTACTAGTGGACACTGTGCATTTTGGCAAGAAGcctgtaaaaaaatcaaaaatatgcgTTACGTTGAAAAACTGACTAAAAAAATTCCTAGTAAGACTGCACCTAATTTAAAAAACTGGATTTGGACTATGAAAGGCACACAAGAAATATGGAAAACACTTCGTGCTGCTAAATTTGAATCgctcaatttaaaatttttgaaccaAGACCCGGCTGAAAATTTTTTCAGCCAGATAAGAAGCAACGGATTTGCTAACAGAAATCCAAGTTGCGAACAATTTGAAGGTGGATTTAAAACATtacttatttgtaatttatcttcCAAACATTCCATCGGAGCTAACTGTAAAGATACTACAGAAGGCTCGACATTGGCTTTGACTCATTTGATGAATCTGTCTCAGACAATGAAAGAAATGAACGATTCTGAAAACACACAATATGAAGAAGTAGAATGTAATGAGTCAGCAATACCAAGAAGTGATATAA ATGAGAAATtacttaacgaaaaaaaaatcattgacaTTATTAGACGCAAAGAACTTGTTGCGCAATGTGAGAAATGTGCCAAGAATCATACAAACGCACAAActttaattgaaattgaaaaggCTATCGAAATTTTAGAGCAGCAATTTCCTGAGATAtgccataaaattaaaatactagaaaaaacaagaaaaattctagaaaatcaATGTTTTCTTACGTGTTCCGTACAATGTACACActtaaaagaaacattaatattGATAACCGCAGAAGAATTTCTCAAAGCTTGGTgcaaatttatgaataatattctGTGCCGAAAAATCAATGTCCACTCTGATaatttcatgtataaaataGCTGCGAGAATGTCAAACAAATATGGAAAGAAAATGAAACCCGAATCTAGAATATAG
- the LOC120357738 gene encoding uncharacterized protein LOC120357738 isoform X2 encodes MRRTRKIADHAIVFYLRCLKSGNKMPLGYGFCESTTKTHQLIRCVKQWLVNISASGLIPVAVVCDQGGTNMAAINSLISDSNKIRIMKNLPTSNSFMIKNHKVIPVYDYVHLIKGTRNNLLTKDLDTDTRISCALNKKYASWDDIQKAYDIDKNSLMRYRQMEKITEKHIIPKLIPKMRVKYATQVFSRTVSNFMDVILNVNGGVVPTQQGDMIMSKSASTTCEFVRFMNDLFDSFNGKHQQGLSSIITATSGHCAFWQEACKKIKNMRYVEKLTKKIPSKTAPNLKNWIWTMKGTQEIWKTLRAAKFESLNLKFLNQDPAENFFSQIRSNGFANRNPSCEQFEGGFKTLLICNLSSKHSIGANCKDTTEGSTLALTHLMNLSQTMKEMNDSENTQYEEVECNESAIPRSDINEKLLNEKKIIDIIRRKELVAQCEKCAKNHTNAQTLIEIEKAIEILEQQFPEICHKIKILEKTRKILENQCFLTCSVQCTHLKETLILITAEEFLKAWCKFMNNILCRKINVHSDNFMYKIAARMSNKYGKKMKPESRI; translated from the exons ATGAGAAGAACAAGAAAAATTGCTGACCATGCTATAGTTTTCTATCTTCGGTGTCTTAAATCTGGAAACAAGATGCCTTTGGGATACGGTTTTTGTGAGAGCACTACAAAAACGCATCAACTCATTCGATGCGTGAAACAATGGCTAGTGAACATTTCTGCATCGGGATTAATACCTGTGGCTGTTGTATGCGATCAGGGTGGTACCAATATGGCTGCAATTAACAGTTTAATTTCTGATTCCAATAAAATTCGCATTATGAAGAATTTACCTACAA GTAATagttttatgataaaaaacCATAAAGTAATACCTGTGTATGATTACGTACACTTGATAAAGGGTACCAGAAATAATCTTCTCACAAAGGATTTAGATACTGACACAAGAATATCGTGtgctttaaacaaaaaatacgcATCTTGGGATGATATTCAAAAAGCGTACGACATTGATAAAAATTCTCTTATGAGATACCGACAAATGGAGAAAATAACTGAGAAGCACATTATTCCCAAGCTAATCCCCAAAATGAGGGTTAAATACGCAACTCAAGTATTTAGTCGCACAGTGTCAAATTTTATGgatgttatattaaatgtaaatggaG GAGTTGTCCCAACACAACAAGGAGACATGATTATGTCCAAAAGTGCATCCACAACTTGCGAATTTGTCAGATTTATGAATGATTTATTTGATTCATTCAATGGCAAACATCAGCAAGGATTAAGTAGTATAATAACGGCTACTAGTGGACACTGTGCATTTTGGCAAGAAGcctgtaaaaaaatcaaaaatatgcgTTACGTTGAAAAACTGACTAAAAAAATTCCTAGTAAGACTGCACCTAATTTAAAAAACTGGATTTGGACTATGAAAGGCACACAAGAAATATGGAAAACACTTCGTGCTGCTAAATTTGAATCgctcaatttaaaatttttgaaccaAGACCCGGCTGAAAATTTTTTCAGCCAGATAAGAAGCAACGGATTTGCTAACAGAAATCCAAGTTGCGAACAATTTGAAGGTGGATTTAAAACATtacttatttgtaatttatcttcCAAACATTCCATCGGAGCTAACTGTAAAGATACTACAGAAGGCTCGACATTGGCTTTGACTCATTTGATGAATCTGTCTCAGACAATGAAAGAAATGAACGATTCTGAAAACACACAATATGAAGAAGTAGAATGTAATGAGTCAGCAATACCAAGAAGTGATATAAATGAGAAATtacttaacgaaaaaaaaatcattgac aTTATTAGACGCAAAGAACTTGTTGCGCAATGTGAGAAATGTGCCAAGAATCATACAAACGCACAAActttaattgaaattgaaaaggCTATCGAAATTTTAGAGCAGCAATTTCCTGAGATAtgccataaaattaaaatactagaaaaaacaagaaaaattctagaaaatcaATGTTTTCTTACGTGTTCCGTACAATGTACACActtaaaagaaacattaatattGATAACCGCAGAAGAATTTCTCAAAGCTTGGTgcaaatttatgaataatattctGTGCCGAAAAATCAATGTCCACTCTGATaatttcatgtataaaataGCTGCGAGAATGTCAAACAAATATGGAAAGAAAATGAAACCCGAATCTAGAATATAG